One window of the Posidoniimonas polymericola genome contains the following:
- a CDS encoding arylsulfatase B, with amino-acid sequence MHRFLISLTAAFAAALLAPTAGHTAAPNIVLIVADDLGWNDVGYHGGRVRTPRIDQLAFEGVELDRFYVCPVCSPTRSGLMTGRYPNRFGLHNDVIPPWRDFGLATDEQCLPQLLAAAGYDRRACIGKWHLGHSRRSYHPLSRGFTDFYGHLNGAIDYFTHLREGELDWHRGFDACRDEGYSTTLLADEAVRFIEASSSEKPYFVYLPFNAPHSPLQAEEDQLARFGFDPGKPRFGRNNNREGFGEQGRGNTKRQTYRAMVAALDESIGRVLDAVEATGDADNTLVWFLSDNGGTPQHGGNNKPLRGAKGSVWEGGVRVPSVIRWPAAIEGGRQFESLAAYVDVLPTLLAATGGGPTPKNEIDGANLLPMLADQAPAGQRSLYLGRRAVVTREWKLKGDELFHVSVDPNETADVAADHPEVVKELREDLARYEALTSDMQNLPYGAGHEGFVAPKNWNIERE; translated from the coding sequence ATGCACCGTTTTTTGATTAGTCTGACGGCCGCGTTCGCCGCGGCGCTCCTCGCGCCGACGGCGGGCCACACCGCCGCGCCCAATATCGTCCTGATTGTGGCCGACGACCTCGGCTGGAACGACGTCGGCTACCACGGCGGCAGGGTCCGCACGCCGCGGATCGACCAGCTGGCGTTCGAGGGGGTCGAGCTCGACCGCTTCTACGTCTGCCCGGTCTGCTCGCCCACCCGCTCGGGGCTGATGACCGGCCGCTACCCCAACCGCTTCGGCCTGCACAACGACGTCATCCCGCCGTGGCGGGACTTTGGTCTGGCGACCGACGAGCAGTGCCTGCCCCAACTGCTGGCCGCCGCGGGCTACGACCGCCGCGCGTGCATCGGCAAGTGGCACCTGGGGCACTCGCGGCGGAGCTACCACCCGCTGTCGCGTGGCTTCACCGATTTCTACGGGCACCTCAACGGCGCGATCGACTACTTCACGCACCTCCGCGAGGGCGAGCTCGACTGGCACCGCGGCTTCGACGCCTGCCGCGACGAGGGCTACAGCACCACGCTGCTGGCCGACGAGGCGGTGCGGTTCATCGAGGCCTCGTCCAGTGAAAAGCCCTACTTCGTCTACCTGCCGTTCAACGCTCCCCACTCGCCGCTGCAGGCAGAGGAAGACCAACTCGCACGCTTCGGCTTCGACCCGGGCAAGCCGCGGTTCGGCAGGAACAACAACCGGGAGGGCTTCGGTGAGCAGGGACGCGGCAACACCAAGCGGCAGACCTACCGGGCGATGGTCGCCGCGCTGGACGAGTCGATCGGCCGGGTGCTCGACGCGGTCGAGGCGACCGGCGACGCCGACAACACGCTGGTGTGGTTTCTGAGCGACAACGGCGGCACGCCCCAGCACGGCGGCAACAACAAGCCGCTGCGCGGCGCGAAGGGGAGCGTGTGGGAAGGGGGAGTGCGCGTGCCGTCGGTGATCCGCTGGCCGGCCGCTATCGAGGGGGGCCGGCAGTTCGAGTCGCTCGCCGCGTACGTCGACGTGCTGCCGACGCTGCTCGCCGCGACCGGGGGCGGGCCAACCCCCAAGAACGAGATCGACGGCGCCAACCTGCTGCCGATGCTCGCCGACCAAGCGCCGGCCGGGCAGCGCAGCCTGTACCTCGGCAGGCGCGCGGTCGTGACCCGCGAGTGGAAGCTCAAGGGCGACGAGCTGTTCCACGTGTCGGTCGACCCCAACGAGACGGCCGACGTCGCCGCGGATCACCCGGAGGTAGTCAAGGAACTCCGCGAGGATCTAGCGCGGTACGAGGCGTTAACCTCCGATATGCAGAACCTGCCCTACGGCGCGGGGCACGAGGGGTTTGTTGCGCCGAAGAATTGGAACATCGAGCGTGAGTAG
- a CDS encoding thioredoxin domain-containing protein → MPNHLATESSPYLLQHKDNPVDWRPWGDEALAEATLRDAPIFLSIGYSACHWCHVMEHESFENEKIAGYLNEHFVSIKVDREERPDLDQIYMNAVQMLTGRGGWPMSVFLTPGLKPFYGGTYWPATAARGMPGFDQVLAAVVDAWQNRRQQAEETAAELTTRIQSLSLPDRGEANLDGDFIVSACGRYEKDFDPQHGGFGAAPKFPQPMNLQAILRAYSRTGREDLLKMVTHTLDRMHAGGMYDHLGGGFARYSVDERWLVPHFEKMLYDNASLTAAYVEGFLATGDARYAQVARETIDYVLRDMTDPAGGFYSAEDADSEGEEGKFYVWKSEQIRAALGEDDADLFCRVYDVTPTGNFEGANIVNLPKSVDEQAERLGQDPADLAQRLAAMRQKLLAERSKRVRPGRDEKVLVNWNGLMIDALARAGAALAEPRYIDAARRAADFVLAELSPEPGRLLHTWAGGKAKLNAYLDDYAALAGGLISLYEATFDERHIEAAAALLDTVLEHFADDQSGSFFYTSDDHPELITRTLELTDNATPSGASLAATALVRLGKLTGNEKYLTAAHRALQAAASMMERVPIAMGQMLIAADLYAGPTPELVFTGPEAGRLAESAHRRFLPRRVIACRAGDAPGSPLLTGTFNNREEQSGEPKLYVCENHACQAPVEGSEAIVAKLKELATIG, encoded by the coding sequence ATGCCGAATCATCTCGCCACGGAATCCAGCCCCTACCTGCTCCAGCACAAGGACAACCCGGTCGATTGGCGGCCCTGGGGGGACGAGGCGCTCGCGGAGGCCACGCTGCGTGACGCGCCGATCTTCCTCTCGATCGGCTACTCGGCGTGCCACTGGTGCCACGTGATGGAGCACGAGAGCTTTGAGAACGAGAAGATCGCCGGCTACCTGAACGAGCACTTTGTGTCGATCAAGGTCGACCGCGAAGAGCGCCCCGACCTCGACCAGATCTACATGAACGCGGTGCAGATGCTGACCGGACGCGGTGGCTGGCCGATGAGCGTCTTCCTGACGCCGGGGCTCAAGCCGTTCTACGGCGGCACGTACTGGCCCGCCACCGCCGCCCGCGGCATGCCCGGCTTCGACCAGGTGCTGGCCGCCGTGGTCGACGCGTGGCAGAACCGCCGCCAGCAGGCCGAGGAGACCGCTGCGGAACTCACCACCCGCATCCAGTCGCTGTCGCTGCCCGACCGCGGCGAGGCCAATCTGGACGGCGATTTCATCGTGTCGGCATGCGGACGCTATGAGAAAGATTTCGACCCCCAGCACGGCGGCTTTGGCGCCGCGCCCAAGTTCCCGCAGCCGATGAACCTGCAGGCGATCCTCCGCGCGTACAGCCGCACCGGCCGCGAGGACCTGCTGAAGATGGTCACCCACACGCTCGACCGGATGCACGCCGGCGGCATGTACGACCACCTCGGCGGCGGCTTCGCCCGCTACTCGGTCGACGAGCGGTGGCTCGTGCCGCACTTCGAGAAGATGCTGTACGACAACGCGTCGCTGACGGCGGCCTACGTCGAGGGCTTCCTGGCGACCGGCGACGCCCGCTACGCGCAGGTCGCCCGCGAGACCATCGACTACGTGCTCCGCGACATGACCGACCCGGCCGGCGGCTTCTACAGCGCCGAGGACGCCGACAGCGAGGGCGAGGAGGGCAAGTTCTACGTCTGGAAGTCGGAGCAGATCCGCGCCGCCCTCGGCGAAGACGACGCCGACCTGTTCTGCCGCGTTTACGACGTCACGCCGACCGGAAACTTCGAGGGCGCCAACATCGTCAACCTCCCCAAGAGCGTCGACGAGCAGGCCGAGCGTCTCGGCCAGGACCCTGCCGACCTCGCACAGCGGCTCGCGGCGATGCGGCAGAAGCTGCTCGCCGAGCGATCGAAGCGCGTCCGCCCGGGCCGCGACGAGAAGGTGCTGGTCAACTGGAACGGCCTGATGATCGACGCGCTGGCCCGGGCCGGCGCGGCGCTCGCCGAGCCACGCTACATCGACGCCGCGCGGCGGGCCGCCGACTTCGTCCTGGCCGAGCTCTCGCCCGAGCCGGGCCGGCTGCTGCACACTTGGGCCGGCGGCAAGGCGAAGCTCAACGCCTACCTCGACGACTACGCCGCGCTGGCCGGCGGACTCATCAGCCTGTACGAGGCGACCTTCGACGAGCGCCACATCGAAGCGGCCGCCGCGCTGCTCGACACCGTGCTCGAGCACTTCGCCGACGACCAGAGCGGCTCGTTCTTCTACACCTCGGACGACCACCCCGAGCTGATCACCCGCACGCTCGAGCTGACCGACAACGCGACGCCGAGCGGCGCGTCGCTGGCGGCGACGGCGCTGGTGCGGCTCGGCAAGCTGACCGGCAACGAGAAGTACCTCACCGCCGCACACAGGGCGTTGCAGGCGGCGGCCTCGATGATGGAGCGGGTGCCGATCGCGATGGGCCAGATGCTGATCGCGGCCGACCTGTACGCCGGCCCCACGCCCGAGCTGGTCTTCACCGGCCCCGAAGCGGGGCGGCTGGCCGAGTCGGCCCACCGGCGTTTCCTGCCGCGCCGCGTCATCGCTTGTCGAGCGGGTGACGCCCCGGGCTCGCCGCTCTTAACCGGCACGTTCAACAACCGCGAGGAGCAGTCCGGCGAGCCCAAGCTCTACGTCTGCGAGAACCACGCCTGCCAGGCCCCGGTCGAGGGGAGCGAGGCGATTGTCGCGAAGCTGAAGGAGCTGGCGACCATTGGGTAG
- a CDS encoding TIGR01457 family HAD-type hydrolase: MQKGFLIDMDGVIYRSSQLIPGAVEFIKLLTKWDIPFLFLTNNSQRTRRDTATKLVRMGMPIQESHIYTCAMATARFLARQKPEGTAYVIGEGGLLNALHSNGYSIVDKHPDYVVVGEGRTLSFEMLEHAVQMVLDGAKLIATNLDPNCPTNTGTRPGCGAIVKLIEEATGIQAFSVGKPSPVMMRSARKEIGMTTSDTIMIGDTMSTDIIGGVQMGYKTVLVLTGTTSREDLKKFAYQPDLVVESIADLCNEETLLKELMQARSREDDSPSEVLQWAGAAN, encoded by the coding sequence ATGCAAAAAGGTTTTCTGATCGACATGGACGGCGTGATCTACCGCAGCAGCCAGCTGATCCCTGGTGCGGTGGAATTCATCAAGCTGTTAACCAAATGGGATATCCCGTTCCTGTTCCTCACCAACAACAGCCAGCGGACCCGCCGCGACACCGCCACCAAGCTGGTGCGGATGGGGATGCCTATTCAGGAGAGCCACATCTACACCTGCGCGATGGCGACCGCCCGGTTCCTCGCCCGGCAGAAGCCCGAGGGCACCGCCTACGTGATCGGCGAGGGCGGGCTGCTCAACGCGCTGCACTCTAACGGCTACTCGATCGTCGACAAGCACCCCGACTACGTGGTGGTCGGCGAGGGCCGCACGCTGTCGTTCGAGATGCTCGAGCACGCCGTGCAGATGGTGCTCGACGGAGCCAAGCTGATCGCCACGAACCTCGACCCGAACTGCCCCACCAACACCGGCACCCGGCCGGGATGCGGGGCGATCGTCAAGCTGATCGAGGAGGCGACCGGCATCCAGGCGTTCAGCGTCGGCAAGCCGAGCCCGGTGATGATGCGCTCCGCCCGCAAGGAGATTGGCATGACCACCTCCGACACGATCATGATCGGCGACACCATGTCGACCGACATCATCGGCGGCGTGCAGATGGGCTACAAGACCGTGCTGGTGCTGACCGGCACCACCAGCCGCGAAGACCTGAAGAAGTTCGCCTACCAGCCCGACCTGGTGGTCGAGTCGATCGCCGACCTCTGCAACGAAGAAACCCTGCTGAAGGAACTCATGCAGGCCCGCAGCCGCGAGGATGATTCTCCTTCGGAAGTCCTGCAGTGGGCCGGCGCGGCGAACTAG
- the mnmA gene encoding tRNA 2-thiouridine(34) synthase MnmA, producing the protein MPLVVLAMSGGVDSSVAAHLLLEAGHQVIGVFMRHGEQSPAVCSTDEGPAPTGVGSLPIVNRLDHKQGCCTAADAEDARRVSDRLGIPFYALDLNEEFGQIMDYFAAEYARGRTPNPCVQCNNWIKFGKLFDYADSVGAKYVATGHYARIDSSGDEPALLRGIDQAKDQSYVLFGIKRRDLSRMLLPVGGFEKPKIRELAAGIGLNVAEKKDSQEICFVTSGRYDQFVRRRLEQNNSDAGGRAGELVTTDGRVVGRHNGIEGFTVGQRKGLGVALGERAFVVRIEPDTNRVVLGDRAALDSTQLTASGANWLVDVTPGEQRRCLAQIRYNAKPALAELTVLADNKLSVRFETPQFGVAPGQAVVCFEGERVLGGGWIE; encoded by the coding sequence ATGCCCCTCGTTGTCCTAGCCATGTCCGGCGGCGTTGATTCGAGCGTCGCCGCGCACCTGCTCCTCGAGGCCGGCCACCAAGTGATCGGCGTGTTCATGCGGCACGGCGAGCAGTCGCCGGCCGTTTGCTCCACCGACGAGGGCCCGGCCCCCACGGGCGTGGGCTCGCTGCCGATCGTCAACCGCCTGGACCACAAGCAGGGCTGCTGCACCGCCGCCGACGCCGAGGACGCGCGGCGGGTCTCCGACCGATTGGGCATCCCCTTTTATGCCCTGGACCTGAACGAAGAGTTCGGCCAGATCATGGACTACTTCGCCGCCGAGTACGCCCGGGGGCGGACCCCCAACCCGTGCGTGCAGTGCAACAACTGGATCAAGTTCGGCAAGCTGTTCGACTACGCCGACTCGGTCGGCGCCAAGTACGTCGCGACCGGCCACTACGCGCGGATCGATAGCTCCGGCGACGAACCGGCGTTGCTCCGCGGAATCGACCAAGCAAAGGACCAATCCTACGTGCTCTTCGGCATTAAGCGCCGCGACTTGTCGCGGATGCTGCTGCCGGTCGGCGGCTTCGAGAAGCCGAAGATCCGCGAGCTGGCCGCCGGCATCGGTCTGAACGTCGCTGAGAAGAAGGACAGCCAAGAAATCTGCTTCGTCACCAGCGGCCGCTACGACCAGTTTGTCCGCCGCCGACTCGAGCAGAACAACTCGGACGCCGGCGGCCGCGCCGGCGAGCTGGTCACCACCGACGGCCGCGTCGTCGGCCGGCACAACGGCATCGAGGGCTTCACGGTCGGCCAGCGCAAGGGGCTCGGCGTCGCGCTCGGCGAGCGGGCGTTCGTCGTGCGGATCGAACCCGACACAAACCGCGTCGTGCTGGGCGATCGCGCGGCGCTCGACTCGACGCAGCTCACCGCCAGCGGCGCCAACTGGCTGGTGGACGTGACCCCCGGCGAGCAGCGCCGCTGCCTGGCGCAGATCCGCTACAACGCCAAGCCGGCGTTGGCCGAGCTGACCGTGCTCGCCGACAACAAGCTGAGCGTGCGATTCGAAACGCCCCAGTTCGGCGTCGCCCCCGGCCAGGCGGTGGTCTGCTTCGAAGGCGAGCGAGTGCTCGGTGGCGGGTGGATCGAGTAA
- the prfB gene encoding peptide chain release factor 2 (programmed frameshift) has product MDKQWYDRAAAIQEALTQLRDSLDYASKKQRIIEIEQSQAAPDFWNNQEQAQAAIAELKGLATIVAPLDEGIAANEDLSAAIEMAEEDESFAEEAPGMVEALEALIEKLKLSALLSGPHDNTGAIISINARDGGTDANDWAEMLLRMYIQWSQKHEYKAELLDRQDNDEAGINNATIAVRGPMAYGYLKGESGMHRLVRISPFNSEGKRQTSFAAVDVSPEISDSVDVEIDEADVREDTFRASGAGGQHVNKTDSAIRLTHIPTNIVVQCQAERSQHKNRASAWKMLRARLARVEEEKREAEEAAKYQQQAKTGFGSQIRNYFLHPDQRVKDARTKYQQGNFHAVMDGEIQGFLEATLRWRAGQPIEDDDED; this is encoded by the exons GTGGACAAGCAATGGTACGATCGCGCCGCCGCGATCCAGGAGGCCCTGACGCAGCTCAGGGACTCTCTT GACTACGCTAGCAAGAAGCAACGGATTATAGAGATCGAGCAGTCTCAGGCCGCGCCCGACTTCTGGAACAACCAGGAGCAGGCGCAGGCCGCGATCGCCGAACTCAAGGGGCTGGCGACGATAGTCGCCCCGCTCGACGAGGGGATCGCCGCCAACGAGGACCTGTCCGCGGCCATCGAGATGGCCGAGGAGGACGAGTCCTTCGCCGAGGAGGCGCCCGGCATGGTCGAGGCCCTCGAGGCGCTGATCGAGAAGCTCAAGCTCTCGGCGCTGCTCAGCGGCCCACACGACAACACCGGCGCCATCATCAGCATCAACGCCCGCGACGGCGGCACCGACGCCAACGACTGGGCCGAGATGCTGCTGCGGATGTACATCCAGTGGTCGCAGAAGCACGAGTACAAGGCCGAGCTGCTCGACCGCCAGGACAACGACGAGGCCGGCATCAACAACGCCACGATCGCGGTCCGCGGCCCGATGGCCTACGGCTACCTCAAGGGCGAGAGCGGCATGCACCGGCTAGTGCGGATCAGCCCGTTCAACTCCGAGGGCAAGCGGCAGACCAGCTTCGCCGCGGTCGACGTGTCGCCCGAGATCAGCGACTCGGTGGACGTCGAGATCGACGAGGCGGACGTCCGTGAAGACACGTTCCGCGCGAGCGGAGCCGGCGGCCAGCACGTCAACAAGACCGACTCCGCGATCCGCCTGACGCACATCCCCACCAACATCGTGGTGCAGTGCCAGGCCGAGCGGTCGCAGCACAAGAACCGGGCCAGCGCGTGGAAGATGCTCCGCGCCCGGCTCGCCCGCGTCGAGGAAGAAAAGCGAGAGGCCGAGGAAGCGGCCAAGTACCAGCAGCAGGCCAAGACCGGCTTCGGCAGCCAGATCCGCAACTACTTCCTGCACCCCGACCAGCGGGTCAAGGACGCCCGCACCAAGTACCAGCAGGGCAACTTCCACGCCGTGATGGACGGCGAGATCCAGGGCTTCCTCGAGGCGACCCTCCGCTGGCGGGCCGGGCAGCCGATTGAGGACGACGACGAGGACTAG
- a CDS encoding Uma2 family endonuclease, giving the protein MSTAAGQPDLPLSFSLPQTLGPYRAADYLKLPEGEPVELIRGEYIVSPAPNYTHQAISLCMSALLLEWTKQGGGRGAAAPFDVKLSDSTIVQPDLAYVSLARKDVIKERAEGAPDLVVEIVSPSNAARDRVHKLALYAEHGVPEYWIVDPAERVIEFLLLDGDRYKVEPLTSDSYQSPRLAEVSIDLREFWADVAKLIGG; this is encoded by the coding sequence ATGAGCACCGCCGCTGGCCAACCCGATCTGCCCCTCTCGTTCTCCCTGCCGCAGACGCTGGGGCCGTACCGGGCGGCGGACTATCTGAAGCTGCCCGAGGGCGAGCCGGTTGAGCTGATCCGAGGGGAGTACATTGTGTCGCCGGCGCCGAACTATACGCATCAAGCAATATCGCTTTGCATGTCTGCGTTACTGCTTGAGTGGACCAAGCAGGGTGGGGGGCGAGGCGCAGCGGCGCCTTTTGACGTGAAGCTGTCAGACTCCACAATTGTCCAGCCCGACCTTGCGTATGTGTCGCTCGCTCGCAAGGACGTTATCAAGGAGCGTGCCGAGGGCGCCCCGGATCTGGTCGTCGAGATTGTCAGCCCCTCGAACGCCGCCCGCGACCGGGTTCACAAGCTGGCGCTCTACGCCGAGCACGGCGTGCCGGAGTACTGGATCGTTGACCCCGCGGAGCGGGTGATCGAGTTCTTGCTGCTCGACGGCGACCGCTACAAGGTCGAGCCGCTCACCAGCGACTCGTACCAGTCGCCGCGGCTGGCGGAGGTGTCGATCGACCTGCGGGAGTTCTGGGCGGACGTCGCGAAGCTGATCGGCGGTTGA
- a CDS encoding methyl-accepting chemotaxis protein — protein MAATKMNSTLEAPTDHARANDELVAMLRAENDHLRTALANIQSNLAESVAHNQENDRLLAEAAELFAEMSRQFAEIRSGAEVMRQDVSLAREHVAKSDSQLHAVGDVAGSIRDIADQTNLLALNATIEAARAGESGRGFAVVATEVKELSDQSQKAASQIAKTVGEIRRSSTDLSEGIQRLDERTGRIEGTITSFESTLDSAREQNAQTQERLVATSDRVFMSLAKLDHVLWKVNTYLSILSDKPTFDFVDSTGCRLGKWYGSGAGKENFSRAPSYATLERPHAGVHEATRKIFSMLGPGSDRQGVPAAVAEMERASEGVFAALDKMLAEKG, from the coding sequence ATGGCAGCCACCAAGATGAACAGCACCCTCGAAGCCCCCACCGACCACGCCCGCGCCAACGACGAACTCGTCGCGATGCTCCGTGCAGAGAACGACCACCTCCGCACGGCGCTGGCCAATATCCAGTCGAACCTGGCCGAGTCGGTTGCGCACAATCAAGAGAATGACCGCCTGCTGGCAGAGGCGGCCGAGCTGTTCGCCGAAATGTCCCGCCAATTCGCCGAGATCCGTTCCGGCGCCGAGGTCATGCGCCAGGATGTCTCGCTGGCGCGGGAGCACGTCGCGAAGTCCGACTCGCAGCTGCACGCCGTGGGCGACGTCGCGGGCTCGATCCGCGACATCGCCGACCAGACCAACCTCTTGGCGCTGAACGCCACGATCGAGGCCGCCCGCGCCGGCGAGTCGGGCCGCGGCTTCGCGGTGGTCGCCACCGAGGTCAAGGAGCTGTCGGACCAGTCGCAGAAGGCGGCCAGCCAGATCGCCAAGACCGTCGGTGAGATCCGCCGCTCGTCGACCGACCTGTCCGAGGGGATCCAGCGGCTCGACGAGCGCACCGGACGGATCGAGGGGACCATCACCTCGTTCGAGTCGACCCTCGATTCGGCCCGCGAGCAGAACGCCCAGACCCAGGAGCGGCTGGTCGCGACCAGCGACCGCGTGTTCATGAGCCTGGCCAAGCTCGACCACGTGCTGTGGAAGGTGAACACGTACCTGAGCATCCTGTCGGACAAGCCGACCTTCGACTTCGTCGACAGCACCGGCTGCCGCCTAGGCAAGTGGTACGGCAGCGGCGCCGGCAAGGAGAACTTCTCGCGGGCGCCGTCCTACGCTACACTCGAGCGTCCCCACGCCGGCGTCCACGAGGCGACCCGCAAGATCTTCTCGATGCTCGGACCCGGCTCCGACCGCCAGGGGGTCCCCGCCGCGGTCGCCGAGATGGAACGCGCCAGCGAGGGCGTGTTCGCCGCGCTCGACAAGATGCTGGCCGAGAAGGGCTGA
- a CDS encoding phytanoyl-CoA dioxygenase family protein: MDLSTVHRPIGGLFPPADGVSPAPLSANQVDAFGRQGFLAGVPLLTGEQCDALCRELDEFFDPVHAGRELWYEYHTNESTTPDTALFHALGAWRLREGFHDLLWNPLLVGAARQLLGAPPRFWHDQLFCKPAHHGGVVAWHQDYSYWTRTKPMRHLTIWIPLDDCDADNGTIQYVPGSHNWELLPVTGLAGDMQAIRGVLTAEQYAALEAPVSVVAPRGHAAFHAPLTVHGSPANKSDRPRRVVVVNLVADGVASDSDEPLLEGVPAVPKGQPLGGQFFPLLGRR, translated from the coding sequence TCTCCCCTGCCCCGCTATCGGCCAACCAGGTCGACGCATTTGGCCGCCAGGGGTTCCTCGCGGGCGTCCCGCTGCTGACCGGCGAGCAGTGCGACGCGTTGTGCCGCGAGCTCGACGAGTTCTTCGACCCCGTCCACGCCGGCCGCGAGCTGTGGTACGAGTACCACACGAACGAGTCGACCACGCCCGACACGGCCTTGTTCCACGCGTTGGGCGCCTGGCGGCTGCGTGAAGGTTTCCACGACCTGCTGTGGAACCCGCTGCTGGTCGGCGCAGCGCGGCAGCTGCTCGGCGCGCCGCCCCGCTTCTGGCACGACCAGCTGTTCTGCAAACCGGCCCACCACGGCGGCGTTGTGGCCTGGCACCAGGACTACTCGTACTGGACCCGCACCAAGCCGATGCGGCACCTCACTATCTGGATCCCGCTGGACGACTGCGACGCCGACAACGGCACCATCCAGTACGTCCCCGGCAGCCACAATTGGGAACTCCTGCCGGTGACCGGCCTGGCCGGCGACATGCAAGCAATCCGCGGCGTGCTGACCGCAGAGCAGTACGCCGCACTCGAGGCGCCGGTCTCCGTGGTTGCGCCGCGCGGCCACGCGGCGTTCCACGCGCCGCTCACGGTGCACGGCTCGCCCGCCAACAAGAGCGACCGCCCCCGCCGCGTGGTCGTCGTCAACCTGGTGGCGGACGGCGTCGCGAGCGACTCCGACGAGCCGCTGCTTGAGGGCGTGCCCGCGGTCCCCAAGGGTCAGCCGCTCGGCGGGCAGTTCTTCCCGCTGCTCGGGCGCCGGTAA